The proteins below come from a single Harpia harpyja isolate bHarHar1 chromosome 2, bHarHar1 primary haplotype, whole genome shotgun sequence genomic window:
- the LOC128152774 gene encoding alpha-internexin-like — translation MSAAEGWPRYRWGGGGEAVLRARAEAAGYRRLLRARAAEVEALRGAVGALHRQLEGLRDRRSGELAKYQERVAELEREIGEAEAEMARCLREYPALLRLRMALEAEIAAYREMLEGEELRLGCLAPP, via the exons ATGAGCGCGGCCGAGGGCTGGCCCCGGTACCGGTGGGGCGGTGGAGGCGAGGCGGTGCTCCGTGCCCGTGCCGAGGCTGCCGGGTACCGGAGGCTGCTGCGCGCCCGGGCTGCCGAGGTGGAAGCGTTGCGCGGGGCCGTGGGCGCGTTGCACCGGCAGCTGGAGGGGCTGCGGGACCGGCGCAGCGGGGAGCTCGCCAAGTACcag GAGCGGGTGGCGGAGCTGGAGCGGGAGATcggggaggcggaggcggagaTGGCCCGGTGCCTGCGGGAGTACCCGGCGCTGCTGCGGCTGCGGATGGCGCTGGAGGCGGAGATCGCCGCGTACCG GGAGATGCTGGAGGGCGAAGAGCTGCGCCTGGGCTGCCTGGCCCCGCCGTGA
- the LOC128152778 gene encoding interleukin-12 subunit beta-like has product MQDSPAAALLPILPDPAAAPGLRALPSLVLLAASQLRQLPFSGGTAGLPPWDRAALPLPLLLPFPSQMLGLVGLVLCLTPADALTAFPPKFQVGKLNGDVVVKCNTSEQRVTWTQNGEPEPMAEFVAKGQTLTILGLDLPAAGNYSCWAGTVLLDTTYVVVSGTREEGMNVSCQAESYHGSFRCSWNGPRSAVFRARLTRSDGSLGKWVLAAGHHGWFSASFADPSFCPFAEELHPLQLQLEGLSDTSYLNFSIHFFIRDIVRPNPPQNLTVQQWGEQFHLSWAPPASWPLPKSYFALLYRLQYELPNGTQVHRYVEGVEELQLQDRMRRVRISCQDPYANHAWSPWSAWKDVDAAQQHRLQAR; this is encoded by the exons ATGCAGGACTcccctgctgctgcactgctccCCATCCTGCCTGACCCTGCTGCCGCCCCAGGACTGAGGGCTCTGCCCTCGCTGGTCCTCCTGGCTGCATCCCAGCTCCGGCAGCTCCCCTTCTCCGGGGGTACGGCTGGCCTCCCTCCCTGGGACAGAGctgcccttccccttcccctaCTGCTGCCCTTCCCTTCCCAGATGCTGGGTCTGGTGGGGCTGGTGCTGTGCCTCACTCCTGCGGACGCCCTGACTGCCTTCCCCCCAAAGT TTCAGGTGGGGAAACTGAATGGGGACGTGGTGGTGAAATGCAACACCTCGGAGCAGCGAGTGACCTGGACACAGAATGGGGAGCCGGAGCCCATGGCCGAATTTGTGGCCAAGGGACAGACTCTCACCATCCTCGGCTTGGACCTGCCGGCTGCCGGCAACtacagctgctgggctggcacCGTCCTGCTGGACACCACCTACGTGGTGGTCAGCGGCACCC GCGAGGAGGGGATGAATGTCTCCTGCCAGGCTGAGTCCTATCACGGCTCCTTCCGCTGCTCCTGGAATGGCCCCCGCTCCGCCGTCTTCCGTGCCCGCCTCACACGCAG CGATGGCTCCTTGGGGAAGTGGGTGCTGGCAGCCGGCCACCACGGCTGGTTCAGCGCCAGCTTCGCAGACCCCTCCTTCTGTCCCTTCGCCGAGGAGCTGCACCCACTGCAGCTACAGCTGGAGGGGCTCTCAGACACCTCCTATCTCAACTTCTCCATCCACTTCTTCATCCGTGACATCG TGCGGCCCAACCCGCCACAGAATCTGACCGTGCAGCAGTGGGGGGAGCAGTTCCACCTGTCCTGGgcccccccagcctcctggcCGCTCCCCAAGTCCTACTTCGCCCTGCTCTACCGGCTGCAGTACGAGCTCCCCAACGGTACCCAG GTTCACAGGTACGTGGAGGGTgtggaggagctgcagctgcaggaccGCATGCGGCGGGTGCGCATCAGCTGCCAGGACCCCTACGCCAACCACGCCTGGAGCCCCTGGAGCGCCTGGAAGGATGTCGATGCAGCCCAGCAGCACCGGCTCCAAGCACGCTGA